One Siniperca chuatsi isolate FFG_IHB_CAS linkage group LG5, ASM2008510v1, whole genome shotgun sequence DNA window includes the following coding sequences:
- the inpp5l gene encoding inositol polyphosphate-5-phosphatase A, whose amino-acid sequence METHTDVLLVTANVGSLFDNVGEIQNEWLQELYKTIHSYKPKFIALHFQEVGGKDYMVNMSHAENFFWSIESSEEMKDFDRVCIYVDNQFQAEDSFTALGSMYFIHKTLKNIYQYDFNVKDFKAVSGQNKYMGSLDGVATVEKEKFPKNFWPDFKWSRKGFMRTRWIIHNQGLDLVNVHLFHDASNLIACNSSPSIYSANRKNALRYVINRISDSHYTPLPFFLFGDFNFRLDTLSLVQHLSTSADMQTVKKDSSNEVEKIICEEKDNDHQVLLHIEEKLFTYLHQAVFREDNGRALLKYDKEVAAFHDVIREEDIKFPPSYPYSEEYTKPTQYMNTRCPAWCDRILMSHTAQELIHKRDDGEKSVVYDTVGPNICMGDHKPVFLFFSLKTNEH is encoded by the exons GTGGGtgaaattcaaaatgaatgGTTACAAGAATTGTATAAG ACTATCCACAGCTACAAGCCGAAGTTCATCGCCCTGCACTTCCAGGAGGTGGGAGGGAAGGACTACATGGTCAACATGAGCCACGCTGAAAACTTCTTTTG GAGCATTGAGTCCAGTGAGGAAATGAAAGACTTTGACAGGGTCTGCATCTATGTGGACAACCAGTTCCAAGCAGAAGACAGCTTCACA GCTTTGGGGAGCATGTACTTCATCCACAAGACACTGAAAAACATCTATCAGTATGATTTTAATG ttAAGGATTTTAAAGCAGTGTCGGGGCAGAACAAGTACATGGGCTCTCTGGATGGGGTCGCCAcagtggagaaagaaaaattCCCAAAGAATTTCTGGCCTGAT TTCAAGTGGTCCAGAAAGGGCTTCATGAGGACCCGCTGGATCATACACAACCA AGGACTGGACTTGGTCAATGTCCACCTGTTCCATGATGCCTCCAACCTCATTGCCTGCAACTCCAGTCCTTCCATTTATTCAGCCAACCGCAAAAACGCTCTCAGATATGTCATCAACAG GATATCAGACAGCCACTACACTCCTCTGCCTTTCTTCCTGTTTGGAGATTTCAACTTCCGTCTGGACACACTTAGTCTTGTCCAG CATCTGTCCACTTCGGCAGATATGCAGACAGTGAAGAAGGACAGCAGTAATGAAGTGGAGAAAATCATCTGCGAAGAAAAAGACAACGACCACCAG GTGCTCCTCCACATTGAGGAGAAGCTGTTTACCTATCTGCACCAGGCAGTTTTCAGGGAGGACAATGGCAGAGCA CTTTTGAAATATGACAAAGAAGTCGCAGCCTTTCATGATGTTATAAGGGAAGAGGACATCAAGTTTCCACCCAG CTACCCCTACAGTGAAGAGTACACTAAACCGACCCAGTACATGAACACTCGCTGTCCTGCCTGGTGTGATCGTATCCTCATGTCACACACAGCCCAAGAATTAATCCACAAG AGAGATGATGGTGAGAAGAGCGTTGTTTATGACACAGTGGGCCCTAATATCTGTATGGGAGACCATAAG CCGGTTTTCTTGTTCTTCTCACTGAAGACAAACGAACATTGA
- the nkx6.3 gene encoding LOW QUALITY PROTEIN: homeobox protein Nkx-6.3 (The sequence of the model RefSeq protein was modified relative to this genomic sequence to represent the inferred CDS: inserted 1 base in 1 codon), translated as MDPNIQGSFLFNNSLNQFPSDLKAPVCQYSVPNSFYKLNPGLNSQLQAGTPHGISDILSRSMVGMGSTGTTTLLSGYSTMGGFGPSVTSTSMYYNRDYNSNLGGFSKPGAECPMKGRSVSCWAESGCDWRGGRQQCTNSSGPXGEMSGRKKHTRPTFSGHQIFALEKTFEQTKYLAGPERARLAYSLGMTESQVKVWFQNRRTKWRKKSASEPSSTQASHAVPSGEASENEVEDEEYNKPLDPDSDDDKIRLLLRKHRRAFSVLRLGPHQV; from the exons ATGGATCCAAACATCCAGGGGTCTTTCCTGTTCAACAACAGCCTGAACCAATTCCCATCGGACCTCAAGGCACCGGTGTGCCAGTATTCAGTGCCCAACTCTTTCTACAAGCTCAACCCGGGCCTCAACAGCCAGCTGCAGGCAGGGACCCCTCACGGCATCAGCGACATCCTGAGCCGCTCCATGGTGGGAATGGGCTCCACGGGCACCACCACCCTGCTGTCCGGATACTCCACAATGGGAGGGTTTGGCCCCTCCGTCACCAGCACGTCCATGTACTATAACCGAGACTACAACTCCAACCTGGGCGGCTTCTCCAAGCCAGGTGCCGAGTGCCCCATGAAGGGTCGCAGTGTGAGCTGCTGGGCGGAGAGCGGCTGTgactggagaggagggaggcagcAATGCACCAACA GTAGCGGAC CTGGGGAGATGTCAGGCAGGAAGAAACACACCAGACCAACATTTAGTGGACATCAGATATTTGCTCTGGAGAAAACATTCGAGCAGACCAAGTACTTGGCTGGGCCTGAGAGAGCAAGACTGGCTTATTCTCTGGGCATGACTGAATCACAGGTCAAG GTGTGGTTTCAGAACCGACGCACtaagtggaggaagaagagcgCCTCGGAGCCGAGCTCCACGCAGGCCAGCCACGCGGTGCCGAGCGGGGAGGCCTCGGAGAACGAGGTGGAGGACGAGGAGTACAACAAGCCTCTGGACCCCGACTCTGACGACGATAAGATCCGGCTGCTGCTGCGTAAACACCGCAGGGCTTTCTCCGTCCTGCGCCTCGGGCCACACCAAGTCTAA
- the LOC122876173 gene encoding E3 ubiquitin-protein ligase NEURL3, producing MVKESGNENSVAGSEMSHRCGRSCLGPLTFHCQSVGDMVRLSQGCLLAERREDTFRNGLVFSSRPVKVQERIRLRVEKDLFNWHGALRVGFTNVPPSARSLPLPQMAIPNLTDLPGHWAAPLHESYCQSGSELEFWVSCGGTIYVTSNNIRQHKLLTGVDLRQPLWAMIDIYGQTCSIFLLGSEKRGLFCTRRSCPAPERLTLPNVDNHFSLIPDASSLYGNSEERISCLDTEVPGGEGRVMDCVVCMVKEARITLPCDHRCLCNHCASRVFQQFGTCPLCRQEIRAPCVTGTL from the exons ATGGTGAAGGAGAGTGGCAACGAGAACTCTG TTGCTGGGTCAGAGATGTCACACAGGTGCGGCCGGTCCTGCCTCGGTCCTCTGACCTTCCACTGTCAGTCGGTGGGAGACATGGTCCGCCTGAGCCAGGGGTGTCTACTcgcagagaggagggaggacacGTTCAGGAACGGCCTGGTGTTCAGCAGCCGCCCAGTGAAGGTCCAGGAGAGGATTCGTCTGAGGGTGGAGAAAGATTTGTTTAATTGGCACGGAGCTCTGCGCGTGGGCTTCACCAACGTGCCGCCCTCAGCCAGATCTCTGCCTCTGCCCCAAATGGCCATCCCCAACCTCACTGACCTCCCCGGGCACTGGGCTGCTCCCCTGCATGAATCCTACTGCCAATCAGGTTCAGAGCTGGAGTTCTGGGTTTCCTGTGGAGGCACCATATACGTCACAAGCAACAACATCAGGCAGCACAAGCTACTAACGGGAGTGGATCTCCGCCAGCCGCTGTGGGCCATGATAGACATCTACGGTCAGACGTGCTCCATTTTCCTCCTGG GCTCAGAGAAAAGGGGGCTGTTTTGCACCAGAAGGTCCTGTCCAGCACCTGAACGCCTCACCTTACCTAATGTTGACAACCACTTCAGTTTGATTCCTGACGCGTCGAGCCTCTATGGAAACAGCGAGGAACGCATCTCATGTCTTGACACGGAAGTCCCAGGAG GTGAAGGCAGAGTAATGGACTGTGTGGTGTGCATGGTTAAAGAGGCCAGAATCACTCTGCCTTGTGACCACAGGTGTTTGTGTAACCACTGCGCCTCCAGGGTCTTCCAGCAGTTTGGCACCTGTCCGCTGTGTCGACAGGAGATCAGAGCTCCATGTGTCACTGGGACTCTTTAA